Proteins encoded within one genomic window of Oryza brachyantha chromosome 7, ObraRS2, whole genome shotgun sequence:
- the LOC121055015 gene encoding flocculation protein FLO11-like: MPAADASTKTTTFAAAETASCTTATTKSSASTATGSSTKASACTAAETATLASSETTSCSAAYSASCSSTTSCTAAYSASSTYAAADAGSCTATLASSETTSCTAAYSAADSGSCTATLASSETTSCTAAYSAADSGSCTATLASSETTSCSSTTSCTAAYSASSTRATTDAGSCTATLSSSETTACSAASTSSCTTASSDSSTCTTTEATPCTGATTACDRDESICGKLGFAAEIQPVVFAAN, translated from the exons atgcccgccgccgacgcctccACCAAAACCACCACCTTTGCCGCCGCCGAAACCGCCTCctgcaccaccgccaccaccaaaTCCTCCGCCAGCACCGCCACCGGCTCCTCCACCAAAGCCTCCGCCTGCACCGCCGCCGAAACCGCCACCCTTGCCTCCTCCGAAACCACCTCCTGCTCCGCCGCCTACTCCGCCTCCTGCTCCAGCACCACCTCCTGCACCGCCGCCtactccgcctcctccacctacgccgccgccgacgccggctcCTGCACCGCCACCCTTGCCTCCTCCGAAACCACCTCCTGCACCGCCGCCTactccgccgccgactccgGCTCCTGCACCGCCACCCTTGCCTCCTCCGAAACCACCTCCTGCACCGCCGCCTactccgccgccgactccgGCTCCTGCACCGCCACCCTTGCCTCCTCCGAAACCACCTCCTGCTCCAGCACTACCTCCTGCACCGCCGCCtactccgcctcctccacccgcGCCACCACCGACGCCGGCTCCTGCACCGCCACCCTTTCCTCCTCCGAAACCACCgcctgctccgccgcctccaccagctcctgcaccaccgcctcctccgacTCCTCCACCTGCACCACCACCGAGGCCACCCCCTgcaccggcgccaccaccg CCTGTGACCGTGACGAGTCGATCTGTGGTAAACTTGGATTTGCAGCAGAAATACAACCGGTGGTTTTCGCTGCAAACTAA
- the LOC102714575 gene encoding aldehyde dehydrogenase 22A1, which translates to MVALWWPLLVLAAAYALCRLLLLLIPPTVPSIDVDASDVLEDANHNKEDSYIYIPPRKGKGAQTDKVQCYEPATMKYLGYFPALMPDEVKEHVLQARKAQKIWAKSSFKQRRQFLRILLKYILEHQDLICEISSRDTGKTMVDASLGEIMTTCEKITWLLDEGEKWLKPEYRSCGRSMLHKKAKVEFYPLGVIGAIVSWNYPFHNVFNPMLAAIFSGNAAVIKISEHATWSGCFYFRIIQAALAAVGAPDNLVHVITGFAETGQALVSSVDKIIFVGSPGVGRMIMKRASETLIPVTLELGGKDAFIVCEDVDLPSVVQVAVRAALQSSGQNCAGAERFYVHKDIYSRFVSQVVKIVKSISVGPPLSGRYDMGAICMIEHSEKLQNLVNDAIDKGAEIAGRGSFGNLGEDAVDQFFPPTVLVNVNHTMQIMQEEAFGPILPIMKFSSDEEVVKFANDSKYGLGCAVFSGNQKRAIKIASQLHCGVAAINDFASSYMCQSLPFGGVKDSGFGRFAGVEGLRACCLVKAVVEDRWWPYVKTMIPKPIQYPVSENGFEFQELLVETLYGLSVWDRLRSLVNLLKMISEQNSPANTRKKSR; encoded by the exons ATGGTGGCGTTGTGGTGGCCGCTCctggtgctcgccgccgcctacgcgctctgccgcctcctcctcctcctcatcccgCCCACCGTCCCTTCCATCGACGTCGACGCTTCCGACG TGCTCGAAGACGCCAACCACAACAAGGAAGACAGCTACATCTAC ATACCACCAAGGAAGGGGAAAGGAGCTCAGACTGACAAGGTCCAATGCTATGAACCAGCAACGATGAAATACTTGGGATACTTCCCAGCATTGATGCCTGATGAG GTTAAGGAGCATGTTTTGCAAGCCAGGAAAGCCCAAAAGATATGGGCAAAAAGCAGCTTCAAGCAAAGACGCCAGTTCCTTCGAATCCTTCTGAAATATATACTTGAACATCAGGATCTGATATGCGA GATATCATCCCGGGACACTGGAAAGACTATGGTTGATGCTTCATTAGGTGAGATAATGACCACCTGTGAGAAGATTACCTGGCTTTTGGATGAGGGTGAGAAGTGGCTAAAACCTGAATACAG GTCCTGTGGGAGATCGATGCTTCACAAGAAAGCAAAAGTTGAGTTCTATCCACTTGGAGTGATTGGTGCGATTGTGTCTTGGAATTACCCCTTCCACAATGTATTCAATCCAATGCTGGCTGCAATATTCTCTGGTAATGCAGCAGTTATAAAG ATTTCGGAGCATGCGACTTGGTCAGGCTGCTTTTATTTTCGTATCATACAAGCAGCTCTTGCAGCCGTTGGTGCACCAGATAATCTGGTGCACGTAATAACTGG ttttgcgGAAACAGGTCAAGCTCTTGTATCTTCAGTcgacaaaataatatttgttgGATCACCTGGTGTTGGGAGGATG ATCATGAAAAGAGCATCGGAGACATTAATACCTGTAACTCTTGAACTTGGTGGCAAAGATGCGTTTATTGTATGTGAAGATGTAGATTTACCCAGT GTTGTTCAAGTTGCTGTAAGAGCTGCCCTGCAATCTAGTGGACAAAATTGTGCTGGCGCTGAAAGGTTTTATGTTCACAAGGATATATACTCCAGATTTGTTTCCCAAGTGGTCAAGATAGTCAAATCTATATCTGTC GGTCCTCCGTTATCTGGCAGATATGATATGGGTGCCATCTGTATGATAGAGCATTCTGAGAAACTTCAGAATCTTGTTAATGATGCCATTGATAAAGGCGCTGAGATTGCTGGCAGAGGGAGTTTTGGTAATCTGGGTGAAGATGCAGTAGACCAATTCTTCCCTCCAACTGTCCTGGTGAATGTTAATCACACAATGCAAATTATGCAAGAAGAG GCATTTGGACCAATTCTGCCAATCATGAAATTCAGTTCCGATGAAGAAGTTGTTAAATTTGCCAATGACTCCAAGTATGGTCTTGGTTGTGCTGTTTTTTCTGGCAACCAGAAGCGTGCCATCAAAATAGCATCCCAGCTACACTGTGGTGTTGCAGCAATCAATGATTTTGCTTCAAGCTATATGTGTCAG TCTTTGCCATTTGGTGGTGTCAAAGATAGTGGATTTGGGAGATTTGCTGGTGTGGAAGGTTTGCGGGCTTGCTGCCTTGTCAAGGCAGTTGTGGAAGATAGATGGTGGCCATATGTTAAAACCATGATCCCAAAACCTATTCAG TATCCTGTCTCCGAGAACGGGTTTGAATTCCAGGAGTTGCTCGTTGAAACTCTCTACGGCCTTAGTGTGTGGGACAGGTTGCGGTCACTTGTCAATCTGTTAAAGATGATTTCGGAGCAGAACTCTCCTGCCAACACCAGGAAGAAAAGCCGATGA